The Centroberyx gerrardi isolate f3 chromosome 24, fCenGer3.hap1.cur.20231027, whole genome shotgun sequence genome includes a region encoding these proteins:
- the atp23 gene encoding mitochondrial inner membrane protease ATP23 homolog, whose amino-acid sequence MDQTKQEEDYGYDLFPERNKGKYKKGSIAESLFTFNNKCRVMLQFAMETSPYAKLLLGAMKSSGCAVFKDRHFSCEDCDGTVSGGFDATSSQIVLCQNNIHQQAHMNRVVTHELIHAFDHCRAHVDWFNNFRHLACSEIRAANLSGDCAFSNEVARFNFGLKEHHQACVRGRALRSILAVRKISREEAEKIVDEVFDSCFNDHAPFGRIPHGKKDAKFAYRDYENRDRYYANL is encoded by the exons ATGGATCAGACTAAACAAGAGGAGGATTATGGATACGACTTATTCCCGGAGAGGAACAAGGGGAAGTATAAGAAAGGATCCATCGCAGAAAGTCTGTTCACTTTCAACAACAAGTGTCGGGTCATGCTACAGTTCGCAATGGAAACTA GTCCGTATGCAAAACTGCTGCTGGGAGCCATGAAGAGTTCAGGATG CGCAGTGTTCAAAGACCGACATTTCTCCTGTGAAGACTGTGACGGGACGGTGAGCGGAGGCTTCGACGCCACTTCGTCTCAG ATCGTTCTGTGTCAGAACAACATCCACCAGCAGGCCCACATGAACCGAGTCGTGACGCACGAGCTCATCCACGCCTTCGACCACTGCCGCGCGCACGTCGACTGGTTCAACAACTTCAGGCACCTGGCCTGCTCCGAG ATTCGAGCAGCTAACCTCAGCGGAGACTGCGCCTTCAGCAACGAAGTCGCCAGATTCAACTTCGGCCTGAAGGAGCATCATCAG GCGTGCGTCCGCGGCCGGGCGCTGCGCTCCATCCTGGCCGTGAGGAAGATCAGCCGCGAAGAGGCGGAGAAGATCGTGGACGAGGTCTTCGACTCGTGCTTCAACGACCACGCGCCGTTCGGACGGATCCCGCACGGCAAGAAGGACGCCAAGTTCGCCTACAGAGATTACGAGAACAGAGATCGGTATTACGCCAACCTTTAG